A stretch of DNA from Plasmodium berghei ANKA genome assembly, chromosome: 11:
cAACCTGACTATATGCTAgctattttaatatatattttaatccatatatttatgtcgcatattaatattatattatatattttatatatacccCAGTACTGAGTCACAGGAATAGCTTTATTATGAAggatgaaaaagaaaaataaattatatttaaaaatatttttcccTAAATTAGTAcgaatataatatatgtatatatataatgtagGTATAAAATAACGTCGTTggaattataaattaaattgaaaagtaaaactttttttttgtttgcaATAATATGGAATACATGCATTagattaattaaaaataaaataaatatattgtataccagttttattaataatttacattttttaatattaaataaagtatatttattgatagaaaaaattatgattaaATAAACAGAACACCATATTTACCTTAAAATCAGCatataattgttttaaattttttgagGGATAAATTTGTAGTAAAATtaaagacaaaaaaaaaaaaaagtagaACATTGAAGCTACAACACCTTTTGTACGTTTCCCAAAATCATTCgagtaaaataaaagctTTGATAATAccaaagaaataaaaaaaatggcaAAAACTTTTAAAAAGGGAAAATCAAGTAATGagaagaaagaaaaaaatcgtttgaataaaaaaacagagGGAGTAAAGGTTAATTATACAAagaaagataaaaataacatagATAGAAATGATAAGAAAGGGGGTAAAAAAGTAAACAAAAAAGGTAGcaaaattgataaaaaaaaaaatgaagggGGTAAAAAAACCTTagtagaaaataaaaaacaaaaaagcgacaaaaataaagaagatTGGGATGATAAATGCAAagaaattttaaatgatgaaaatttgtctaaatcaaaaaaaaaaaaacttataaaggaatataaaaaaaaaaaatttgcaGAAAATTAcgattattataaaaagcTAAAActaaatttaaatgatttatTACGATCAAAAGATAAATCAGAGAagaataaacaaataaatataatatataatgaattaaaaaaaatagagcTAAGCAAATTTTGCCGTACAAATTTAGGATATCATATTATATCTgctttaattataaatagtGATGAAGAATgtcaaaataaattatggAAAACTATTAGCACAAATATGAATGATATTTGtgtatttaattttgtttcatTAACTTTTCAATGTTTTTATAAGCATGCAAAAAATGATCAAATAAGAAATGATATTTGTATGTGGCTAATAAAAAAtccaaaaaattttttaacaaaatttgCTTCAAGATTATGGCATAtagtatttaaaaaattaaaaacagacatgaaaataaaaataattaattctttaatattaccaaatattaattcgttaaaaaatgtatcatttgaacttttaaaaaaaccCACAAAAGAAATGTTTGTAACACTTAgcgaagaaaataaaacagCAATCTGCAATTACCTCATTgaatatattgaaaatgttgtagaaaaagaattgttatataatatagttacacacaatttaatattaactGCAACCGAAATTCTGGCTGAAGGCgaagaaaatatagttAATGATAAACTTACAAAATTGATGGAAATAATACATGAGGGATgtgaatatttaatatcTACAAACATTGGAAATAAAgcattaatttatttattaggATATAGCACAagtaaacataaaaaaactttaataaaaattttaaaaaattatatggtagatttatgtaaaaacagtgtaaattttttattagtaattagactattaaaaataacagaTGATACTAAACTTTTAAATGAttatattgtaaaaaaaattacaaattcttttgaagaaatatttaacGATTATTATGGATTTTATGTAATATtagaatttttttatgatattaatcaatataatgaagataagtatttttttgtagattggaaaaatatgatatatagCAAAACTGTAAAAAGTGTAAAAGATGGAtgtaaaagaaaaaatgaaataatacaGCCAATTATTgaacaattaaaaaatatatttaatgaaaaagataaattaaatagttatttaaatgataagaaatatgttataattatttttgaatatatacaatttacACAAGATGATCAaatcataaataatattttgtctattttaggagatattatattattgcttaaaaatgatgaaaatattaatgaaaaatataattgtaaaaatattaatgaactatttttaaaactttATACATGTACAAAAAATCaagatatatttaaaaaagtaacaaatcaaaataatccTTCTTCAATGTTTTACCAATTATTGTCTGAtctttttattacaaatataGAAATTATTCTCAAATCAGAATTAATTAAAACgtttaacaattttatcatatttataaaagacactgataataatatatatcaacaaattttatcaaaagCCAAAAATACGAATAATGATGCAATTTACAACACACTAAAAGAGATTTTACCAAATATgacatattttaataaatatcttGAGCTTATTAACCAATAACTAatcattttaaaatattatttttatttctgtTCAACACTATTCAGTTTGGATTATTCTATAATGTTCCCCACAATATAcccatatttattatatatgcacatttattatatatatatgagtTTTATCAGAATAGCTAACTACAAtcgaattattattatgtaaatatttttttaaggggtaaaatataatcaatGCTAATCTATCCAGAAATAGAGATTGTTggaatttatttattattttttttttattaaacaaTTTGTATACATACACATAAAACTATGTATGTATTTATGCATATgcatgtttttttaaaatatatagctatcataattatattagaATTCTTTTACTGTTAATTTGGAATGTCTTACTGATTTTTGTATCTCTATATATCatgtattaatttataaaaattttttaatcacaatattttttttcatcaacAATAGTctatttttgatatttgtACATTTCtactattttcataatttttttttttaaatgtttttttaaaagaaaatataaacagtTATTTATCAactttttgtttattaaaaaatcaaagacaggattaaaaatatgaattgtatttttttttgtcgaatttttttaaaaacgaatatatataaatttacaaGTCTCAATAAACagtattttatataaattattttcaagtttttagcaataaaaaatatgaatattataacaCATTTTTCCTGACATTTGTGTTTGTAGGCGATTATgatttactttttttgtttattcaGTAACTTATTCTtaagaaaaacaaaaaaaaaacattgaactttaaaagtatataaaatttattccTTAAATTTCgcaaattttaaaacataatatgcatataagtGCATATAGATATACGAATATCCATAAATAATtgattataaatatatatgggCTTATATTGTGTGTAAATATTATCACATATTTACAACGCTGTTTTTATTCTTGTAAATTAGGGCACAATATTTCTCTGTAtttacttatattttataatgtgtgtgtatattttatataaataagacTAAATTATaagtataataatttcGAAGATTTCACATATGTacatacataatatattaagcattcttaaaaaataagtatggaataaaatttgtacCCAATGCATTTACtactttattatatttttgtagaATTAATACAGCCttcttataaaaaaatatacaaattcaTTCTTAGACAATATATTCCTTAAGCCGTAAACATGtgtatactttttttatataagcataaatatattagctTCAAAAATGCACACCATATATGTGCTAAATAAATTTCCGTTTTAACTTTCGTTTTTTTGAgggaatataaaatttagtaaacttatgtacatatattaaaagttaagcattttatatatcagGAAAAGggtgtatattatttagtaTGTGTGCTTGTATTTGtgattgtttttttttttttcattctatccctttttatgttttatattatttaattttattcttttataattcttacatatataaatataggatatattgtctttttttttatttatttttagccatatttttttgttatttataatatatttgttacCTTCAATTGttatctttaatttttcgcaaaaaaaaacttgttaattttatagattgtataatagtataaattttttttgtataatttgTGATAATTTTCCAAATGAATAAATGTATGGATATATAACTTTTAATAAGAAAGTTATTGTAATGTGTagtttataattttgtaaaaatatatcttttgaataaaagttttatattattaaaagtaaagaaaaaaaaaaggaagaCTATTTAAGCAGGTAGacaatatataaacttataaaaaaaataataaaataatgccccaatatatgttaataggcatatcatatatatcaattcatatttatatattttttcggTTTTTCAGATTAAGGTGctttttttgtcttttattttatcttctTTCAAATGAGCTTTATTTTGACTTGAGTTTATCCCATAACATTTTTCAGTGAAAGAAAAGCTATAAAACActgtatttataattttgttattttttaaaattataaataaaaaaaatatatatatataaatatacacacCCTTTTGTAAGCACGCATAAaacacaaaataaatttctATACAAAAAAAGTTAAGACAATGGAAAACAAACAGTGTAAATTAATTTTCAGTGATTGTTGTAAAGGGCGAGAAAATGTAGCATACAATGTTGAAGATAATATTgcaaatgaaaatatatataatgagcaaaattattatggaaataatcaagaatatatatacaaaaatgatggaaattatatatataaaaacaacGAAGATTATATGGGTTATGAAAATGGTAACTATATGGAtcaaaataacaataactATGCTTATAAAAGTGATGAAATGTATGtgcaaaaaaatgatgaaattCCAATAATAAACGTTCAAGGAGATCAACCAATATTTAACATTCCAGTATATcaagataaatatataagagataaaataattgaaaCACCAAAATATGAATTTCAAGATGTAGTACAACCAAAATATTATCGTCAAGAAGCAAATCATGATGTCCCCTGTgttgaattattatttaaagaaagaaatataaacatgccaaaggaaaaaataatagaaaataaagttGAAGTAAATGTCCCTATAGGATATACACCTATATATTCTCCTGTATGGGATATAAGAGAAATACCAAGGGTTATACCAAAATATGAAGGggaacaaaaaattatagaaGTTGAAGTACctcaaataaaatatatagacaaatatatagaaaaagaGATAATTGTagatataaaagaaaagatAATTCCTAAAGTTACAGAAATAGAAAAACAAGTAGATATAGTAAAGTATGAATGGaaagaaaaatatcaaGATGTTCCTGTATGTAAATATGTGCCTAAAATAGATGTAGAGTTAGATTGTCCATCCCCTTTAATAGTACCATATCCTGAAGtacattttcaaaatacATCTGAAATCATGAATCCAAATCAAAAATCAGCAGATATATCAAACGAAATGTTTATAAACAATCAAAGTTCATATAATACTATCCTAAACAAACATGTAGATGAATCAATAAAAAAGTCGTTGCTAGAAATGAGTCGATTaccaaataaaatgaaaaatcaAAGTAGCGATCATATTAGAAATTTCAATGATAAATTTTcagaaataaattatataaatccaaataaaaaaaataaaaaaatgtggcCTTTTTGTACATTTAATAActgtataaataatgaaaccAAAATAAGTGGATCTGAAGATATTGATCCCAAAACAGGGTATCCAGTATCTATGCCAAAAAATTTtgcttcattttttaaaagggATTTAAATTCTGTAAAGAATCAAATGATgcaatacaaaaaaaaaaatgaaaaacaaaatgaagtATCAAATAATATCATAGAAAATAGTCCAGTTAGTCCAACTATTGAATATATAGGAAAAATAGATAAACCACCAATAGATGGAGGAAAATTAGATGCaatatcatttaaattgCATGCTATTGAAGTACATCAATTTATTCCTGTACCAAATTTACCAAAACCACAATTTTTAGATTTAGTTCCACCTGAacaatttgaaaataatgatatatctTCTCtccataatatttttggaAAATCATCCGAAGATTGGGTTGATCCAAATATTACAGGATACATAGCACCTATGATGAATGACATATTACTTGGAAATATACAACCTCAAACTGCGTTGTTTAACAAATTAAGTATTGGGAATAATCAAAAACAAAACGATATTCCATCTATCAATGCTATTTCTTCTTATAGCCAAGATGAAGGAAACAATGATAAAATCGCTAAAAATACAAACAGTAGTATATTTAGTGAACATATTTACACTGGAgatagaaaaataattcacGAGAATGAAGAAATGAATGATAACCAAATGatttatgataattataGCGGACGTTTTAGTGATAATTATAATGGAAACTAAATGTAAACAACACAAACTATAGTTTTGCAAATAACATGTACATAAAAAGTAGTTTAAAGTGCTTTTCAAACAATCTTGGgaatatatcaaatttaagtttgtattatcattaattttttttttttcattttttttccacaTACTAATCATCAATTTCTTAATATCCAAATAcctgtatatataaaatttgatgGTATCATACTTACATGACTTTAcgatatttatttgtgtttatatttgtgtgttaaattgtatataacgaataatatattatgtatgcATGCCTGGATGCactaatatgaaaatattttattttgtcatAACTATAGTTTAAACTTTGTTTTATTCTAGTATTGGCTATATAAATTGTTAACTATTTAATTTAGATATATGCGTATCTCATTTAGTTGCGTCTCACACATATATGGATGTGTAAAACGCAGAAAAACTAGAAGAAATGAAGTCAAGCCTTTTAGATTATTATtggcatatatataataatacatgTAATCTTTATCATATTTGATATTTACACATTATCGTTTTACCTATActtttgtaaaaattaattttatatttttaaattttactTTTGGGTATCTTATTAAGAGTGATactacttttttttataaaaatttccaacaaaaaaaatcaaaaaataaataaaatatattttacattttccCAAAATCATCACACCGTTACCTATAATATACATgttatgcatatttatacacGTAGATAAAAGctaatcatttttttaataaaacatttataaaaaattgagCTTTTTAATGCAAGttacaattttaaaataaaaaaattatttttgataaaaattataaccatttttatttgtacaCAAAATATAGCATTTTATTCAAGCATCTATAGAGAATTGGGATATAACATATGCTGGCTCCGTTTTAAAGAGGCCATTGCATGTTTCATTAGATTTTCCTTActacatatacatatacatatatatatatattcttatatgtataaacaTTGTTGAATAGATGTATTGAGTGAGCATTGGAAAAGGTAAAACTCGTATCAAAggatatgaataaatatcatTTCAGCTATGTACATCTTCATATTGTCAAATTAAATTCAACATGTtctgtgttttttttatatttgattaGGCATTCTTTCTATAGTGAATCAGTCGATTAGCACATAGTTAATTTCGGTGAATGgttccaaaaaaaaaaaacaaaaaaatgtatatagaTATGCACATAAAGTTTTCTTCTCAGAAGACTATaaaagaattattattcaaaGCAATAAGTTCAGGATATAGTATAGTAGCGATTGCTATACCATATGATCATATttgtaattataatataaatgataaatggaaagtaataaatatatttgtttctaaaaattctagtaatattattaaaaagttaGAGAATAGTAACAATAATGAATGTactaattattttatcgACAAAGCCAATTATGAAGACGcattaaatgaatatttgttaaaattaaataatcaaatcgatagtaattatattttaacaaataaaaataatacattatcaattaaaaatatatgtgatgactttatattaaattataaacatgaaatagaagaagaagaaataaaaaaattacataatTGGCTAGCCcctaaatttataaatactGAAAATAGTGACAATAAAAAGgatattaaaattgttacACACGAAAATAGTTATATTAAAACTAGTgataattcaaataatattcaaaCTGAAAATGCTTTGTTTTTACAAACTAATACAgacacatatattttaaaaaggttaaatataaaatatgaagatgttaaacaaattgaaaattatcaaaaatttttaaaagaaagtAAATTTGATTTAATATCAATTGAAGTAACAACCCCTGAAgagataaatataatatctaATAAATACGATTgtgatattatttattttgatttaaaaaaaacatttacttctttaaaaaaatcagATATACAAAATGCTATAGACAAAGGGTTGTTTTTTGAGATATCATCACCTACTATATTAACTACAAATAcagaatatttttattattctttaaatttaaataatataatttctgTTATACCGTTAAATAAACTTATTATTAGCTCAGGTAGTATAAAGCACACTGAAATATTAGAACCACTTCATTTTTTGAGATTacattttaatttcaacaaattttcatataagCATTTAATTGGATGCATAACCACTGTACCTCTTTCTTGTATTCAAAGGGCATCCGTTAGAAAGTCGATGAATACAGctatattttacaaaacaGTGTTAtgacaaaataataaaaataaaaatatattaccattttgtgtatacattttttgggagaaaaatatttgggGAAGGAAATAACAAGTTCCCTTTTCagttttcatttatatttttttaattttaatttttgtaattgtatttttcattattaattGTGGCTATTTCCCCTCACACCATTGCTGCACAAAATATGtgttttaaatttgttcAAGTTTTTAGTgtgtaaatatttaaaatttaacatttttatcataactttttttttgatatctatatttatatatgcttattagtgtaaatattttaaaattcctttttttattttgtaaaaaaaagtattacaattatattaaattttattcatacaaaaaattttcattttttacgGCGAGTTGTAAGCAActatgataataaaataaaccaaatatttaaatatgtattcttaatgttttaaaaattattaaattataagacaaaaaaaataaactattatattttgtgaaGTTTGAAAGTTGTATTACATATTTGTAAATAGCTATAAAATTCAACTAAAATTTATACtttagtaaaataaaaattattatatctaaAAAGTTTTACATATCATTAattatgtttataattatgttattgttttttattaagaaattatttttgcataattatattaaagtttttttttaagatgCAATAAAAAGtcatagtaataataataatactatatgaatgcaatattttatgcataaacaaaataattatttagattatttatttaacaaATGTAAAGAGTTTTAtactataatata
This window harbors:
- a CDS encoding mRNA-binding protein PUF3, putative, whose translation is MAKTFKKGKSSNEKKEKNRLNKKTEGVKVNYTKKDKNNIDRNDKKGGKKVNKKGSKIDKKKNEGGKKTLVENKKQKSDKNKEDWDDKCKEILNDENLSKSKKKKLIKEYKKKKFAENYDYYKKLKLNLNDLLRSKDKSEKNKQINIIYNELKKIELSKFCRTNLGYHIISALIINSDEECQNKLWKTISTNMNDICVFNFVSLTFQCFYKHAKNDQIRNDICMWLIKNPKNFLTKFASRLWHIVFKKLKTDMKIKIINSLILPNINSLKNVSFELLKKPTKEMFVTLSEENKTAICNYLIEYIENVVEKELLYNIVTHNLILTATEILAEGEENIVNDKLTKLMEIIHEGCEYLISTNIGNKALIYLLGYSTSKHKKTLIKILKNYMVDLCKNSVNFLLVIRLLKITDDTKLLNDYIVKKITNSFEEIFNDYYGFYVILEFFYDINQYNEDKYFFVDWKNMIYSKTVKSVKDGCKRKNEIIQPIIEQLKNIFNEKDKLNSYLNDKKYVIIIFEYIQFTQDDQIINNILSILGDIILLLKNDENINEKYNCKNINELFLKLYTCTKNQDIFKKVTNQNNPSSMFYQLLSDLFITNIEIILKSELIKTFNNFIIFIKDTDNNIYQQILSKAKNTNNDAIYNTLKEILPNMTYFNKYLELINQ
- a CDS encoding Pfs77 homologue, putative translates to MENKQCKLIFSDCCKGRENVAYNVEDNIANENIYNEQNYYGNNQEYIYKNDGNYIYKNNEDYMGYENGNYMDQNNNNYAYKSDEMYVQKNDEIPIINVQGDQPIFNIPVYQDKYIRDKIIETPKYEFQDVVQPKYYRQEANHDVPCVELLFKERNINMPKEKIIENKVEVNVPIGYTPIYSPVWDIREIPRVIPKYEGEQKIIEVEVPQIKYIDKYIEKEIIVDIKEKIIPKVTEIEKQVDIVKYEWKEKYQDVPVCKYVPKIDVELDCPSPLIVPYPEVHFQNTSEIMNPNQKSADISNEMFINNQSSYNTILNKHVDESIKKSLLEMSRLPNKMKNQSSDHIRNFNDKFSEINYINPNKKNKKMWPFCTFNNCINNETKISGSEDIDPKTGYPVSMPKNFASFFKRDLNSVKNQMMQYKKKNEKQNEVSNNIIENSPVSPTIEYIGKIDKPPIDGGKLDAISFKLHAIEVHQFIPVPNLPKPQFLDLVPPEQFENNDISSLHNIFGKSSEDWVDPNITGYIAPMMNDILLGNIQPQTALFNKLSIGNNQKQNDIPSINAISSYSQDEGNNDKIAKNTNSSIFSEHIYTGDRKIIHENEEMNDNQMIYDNYSGRFSDNYNGN
- a CDS encoding ribonuclease P/MRP protein subunit RPP1, putative, translated to MYIDMHIKFSSQKTIKELLFKAISSGYSIVAIAIPYDHICNYNINDKWKVINIFVSKNSSNIIKKLENSNNNECTNYFIDKANYEDALNEYLLKLNNQIDSNYILTNKNNTLSIKNICDDFILNYKHEIEEEEIKKLHNWLAPKFINTENSDNKKDIKIVTHENSYIKTSDNSNNIQTENALFLQTNTDTYILKRLNIKYEDVKQIENYQKFLKESKFDLISIEVTTPEEINIISNKYDCDIIYFDLKKTFTSLKKSDIQNAIDKGLFFEISSPTILTTNTEYFYYSLNLNNIISVIPLNKLIISSGSIKHTEILEPLHFLRLHFNFNKFSYKHLIGCITTVPLSCIQRASVRKSMNTAIFYKTVL